A window of the Pecten maximus chromosome 19, xPecMax1.1, whole genome shotgun sequence genome harbors these coding sequences:
- the LOC117317926 gene encoding nuclear receptor subfamily 1 group D member 2-like, whose protein sequence is MGYTPVRAVRDFFRRTLKKKLTYEACKNGKQCKLDTASRNKCQACRFQRCLNAGMSPNAVRFGRMPKVEREKLVADKEELSKNTCQRIVELRALSDHIKASFKDFFGEPSIVTEKKNDGKEQKNTARFNTTTDIVNQLTSEDFHNQGVFTCYQQMIVPLMQASVKFAKRIPGFTCLPLSDQISLMKQGTLAVSVIMMHDIADSDSVTLRESQGDMSIHRSAVSSCTEASLLLSQHLRVADRLTKLQLQRGELALFSAVVLIAETPDIADVKHLENMQMDLLQALRIELKHNHPRNVKIFPSLLLLISDLRQIVEEFSDNLRKKVFDPSDNFSNILPLVKEIFDLPVC, encoded by the exons ATGGGGTACACTCCTGTGAGGGCTGTAAG GGATTTCTTCAGGCGAACATTGAAGAAGAAGTTGACATATGAAGCATGTAAGAATGGAAAACAATGCAAGTTAGACACAGCATCGCGGAACAAGTGCCAGGCCTGCCGTTTTCAAAGGTGTCTCAATGCAGGAATGTCTCCGAACG CTGTGCGATTTGGAAGAATGCCAAAAGTTGAAAGAGAGAAACTTGTTGCTGATAAAGAAGAACTATCGAAGAATACCTGTCAAAGGATAGTAGAGTTACGGGCCTTGTCAGATCATATAAAAGCTtcattcaaagatttttttggaGAACCAAGCATTGTGACGGAAAAGAAAAATGATGGGAAAGAGCAG AAAAATACTGCACGGTTCAACACCACAACTGACATAGTAAACCAGCTGACATCAGAGGATTTCCATAACCAGGGTGTTTTTACCTGCTACCAGCAAATGATTGTCCCTTTAATGCAAGCTTCAGTTAAGTTTGCCAAGAGGATCCCTGGTTTTACATGCCTACCTCTTAGTGACCAGATCAGCTTGATGAAGCAGGGTACTTTGGCTGTCTCAGTTATCATG ATGCATGATATAGcagacagtgacagtgtgacaCTGCGAGAATCTCAGGGTGACATGTCCATTCACCGTTCAGCTGTCAGTTCATGTACAGAAGCTTCCCTGTTGCTTAGTCAGCATTTACGGGTAGCGGACAGACTGACAAAGCTTCAACTACAGAGGGGGGAGCTAGCTCTCTTCTCTGCTGTAGTTCTCATTGCAG AAACACCAGACATTGCTGATGTAAAACACTTGGAGAATATGCAAATGGATTTGCTTCAGGCTCTAAGGATTGAGTTAAAACATAATCATCCAAGAAACGTCAAAATTTTCCCATCGCTTCTTTTACTAATATCAGATTTACGACAGATTGTTGAGGAGTTTAGTGACAATTTACGAAAAAAAGTTTTCGATCCTTCTGATAACTTCTCCAATATTCTGCCCCTAGTTAAAGAAATCTTTGACCTCCCTGTGTGTTGA